The following are encoded together in the Desulfobotulus mexicanus genome:
- a CDS encoding citrate synthase yields the protein MSETVKLIIEGKEYELPVIVGTEGEKAFDISSLRQKTGYITYDPGFGNTGSCASAITFMDGEKGILRYRGIPIEDLAEKATFIETAYLLINGHLPSLDELNRTRVLLNDFSMVHESMQVFFQNFPRASHPMGILSGMIMALKSFYPDMGEEDINIHFLYLLSKVRTMAAISYRMSRGEKVVYPRHDLSYCANFLNMMFDSPVHPYIVDEDLVRALNVFLILHADHEQNCSTSAVRLVGSSKAPLYASISAGVSALWGPLHGGANQAVIEMLEKILKEGVTIDEVIRRAKDRKDSFRLMGFGHRVYKTYDPRAKIIKKMCDKILEKLKIEDPLLDIAKKLEEVALTDPYFVDHNLYPNVDFYSGIVLRAMRIPTNMFPVMFAIGRLPGWIAQWKESMEDPSQRISRPRQIYTGLPQNPFQDIMAR from the coding sequence ATGAGCGAAACCGTAAAACTGATCATAGAGGGAAAAGAATACGAGCTTCCCGTCATTGTAGGCACAGAGGGGGAAAAGGCCTTTGATATCAGCTCCCTTCGACAGAAAACTGGTTATATCACCTATGATCCGGGATTTGGCAATACAGGCAGCTGTGCTTCCGCCATTACCTTCATGGACGGAGAAAAGGGTATTCTCAGATACAGGGGCATTCCCATCGAAGATCTGGCGGAAAAAGCCACCTTTATTGAAACGGCATATCTTCTGATAAACGGTCACCTCCCCAGCCTTGACGAACTGAACAGAACCCGTGTGCTGCTCAATGATTTTTCCATGGTCCATGAAAGCATGCAGGTTTTTTTCCAGAATTTCCCCAGAGCATCCCACCCCATGGGTATCCTTTCCGGTATGATAATGGCACTAAAAAGCTTTTATCCGGATATGGGGGAAGAAGACATCAACATCCACTTTCTTTATCTGCTTTCCAAGGTCCGCACCATGGCGGCCATATCCTACCGCATGTCCAGGGGAGAAAAGGTGGTATACCCCAGGCACGACCTTTCCTACTGTGCCAATTTTCTGAACATGATGTTTGACAGCCCTGTTCACCCCTATATTGTGGATGAAGATCTGGTCCGTGCCCTCAATGTATTCCTGATACTCCACGCAGACCATGAACAGAACTGCTCCACATCCGCAGTAAGGCTTGTGGGATCCAGCAAGGCTCCCCTTTATGCTTCCATTTCAGCAGGAGTTTCAGCCCTATGGGGACCTCTGCATGGAGGAGCCAATCAGGCGGTGATTGAAATGCTGGAAAAGATCCTCAAAGAGGGTGTCACCATTGATGAAGTCATCAGGCGGGCCAAGGACAGAAAAGATTCCTTCCGTCTCATGGGTTTCGGTCACAGGGTGTACAAAACCTATGATCCAAGGGCCAAAATCATTAAAAAGATGTGCGATAAAATACTTGAAAAACTAAAGATAGAAGATCCACTGCTGGATATTGCCAAGAAGCTGGAAGAGGTGGCCCTGACAGACCCCTACTTTGTGGATCACAACCTCTATCCCAATGTGGATTTTTATTCCGGCATTGTCTTAAGGGCCATGCGAATCCCCACCAACATGTTCCCTGTAATGTTTGCCATAGGACGTCTGCCCGGATGGATTGCCCAGTGGAAAGAAAGCATGGAAGATCCTTCCCAGCGCATCAGCCGTCCCAGACAGATTTATACAGGCCTTCCCCAAAACCCCTTCCAGGATATCATGGCCAGATAA